One window from the genome of Acinetobacter lanii encodes:
- a CDS encoding TorF family putative porin, protein MKSTLKLLGLAVAASASTLTFAADEPTSEHSISGNIGVVSQYILRGNTISPENDNATVQGGLDYSHASGFYAGYWGSTLGYSLSDYNPVTESLEGSKAFEHDFYLGYNGKINDDLGFTVGAIYYLYTESDVDSDFPESIIGLNYKDFSLTAQTVLDDSIFGNTGDTYILGSYSYPLPKDFTLNTSVGLYYNNDSGDHEAALNTTEDFNFRHFNIGLSHPLGDTGASVAMDFVVGGKLRDDTSLKNKVVFGLKYEF, encoded by the coding sequence ATGAAATCGACTCTCAAATTACTCGGATTAGCCGTTGCAGCATCGGCTTCAACATTGACATTTGCAGCCGATGAGCCAACATCAGAACATAGCATCTCTGGCAATATTGGTGTGGTTTCACAATATATTTTACGTGGTAATACCATCAGCCCTGAAAATGATAATGCAACTGTTCAAGGGGGCTTAGACTACAGCCACGCCTCTGGATTTTATGCAGGATACTGGGGTTCAACTTTAGGATATTCATTGTCCGATTATAATCCGGTGACAGAATCGCTAGAGGGCAGTAAAGCCTTTGAGCATGATTTTTACTTGGGCTATAACGGTAAAATTAACGACGACTTAGGTTTCACCGTTGGTGCAATTTATTATTTATACACTGAGTCAGATGTCGATTCAGATTTCCCTGAAAGTATCATTGGTCTGAACTACAAAGATTTTTCTTTAACAGCACAAACGGTTCTGGATGATTCGATTTTTGGCAATACTGGGGATACTTATATTCTAGGTAGCTACAGTTATCCATTGCCGAAAGATTTCACTTTGAACACTTCAGTCGGTTTGTATTATAACAATGACAGTGGAGACCATGAAGCAGCACTCAATACCACTGAAGACTTTAATTTCCGTCATTTCAATATTGGTTTGAGTCATCCACTGGGTGATACTGGCGCAAGTGTGGCAATGGATTTTGTGGTTGGCGGAAAATTACGTGATGATACATCCTTGAAAAATAAAGTGGTCTTTGGTTTGAAATATGAATTCTAA
- a CDS encoding long-chain-fatty-acid--CoA ligase, with protein MEKVWFAEYQKTGIPETVELPQENTSLIDIFERNFQKFGSRDAFIFMDKTLSFNELDVASRQFAAYLQSLGLAKGTRVAVMMPNVLQYPVVALAVFRAGLVLVNVNPLYTARELEHQLNDSGAEALVIIENFASVYQTIIGKTPVKHVIIASVGDMLGVLKGTLVNFVLRKVRKQIPAWNIPGHITFNAAMAKANANNYKRPTVTLSDTAVLQYTGGTTGVSKGAELTHRNLVANLMQADGIFQSKFGNHDGSKDDRIFCALPLYHIFAFMVCALYGMYKGQANVLIPNPRDLPAVIKELRKYQPSFFPAVNTLFNALVHNEEFKQLDHSNLKMAMGGGMAVLPSTAAAWKKITGTNIIEGYGLSETSPIATANPPASEEFSGTIGIPLPLTDVAILDDEGNHLSQGEQGEISIRGPQVMKGYWNRPDETAKVMSADGYFRTGDIGIMDARGYFKIVDRKKDMILVSGFNVYPSEIEEVIATHPKVLEVAAIGVADEKSGEVPKLFVVKKDPSLTTEEILAFAKQNLTGYKRPRYVEFMDELPKSNVGKILRKDLRK; from the coding sequence ATGGAAAAGGTTTGGTTCGCTGAATACCAAAAGACTGGGATTCCAGAAACTGTAGAATTGCCACAGGAAAACACTTCTCTCATTGATATTTTTGAGCGTAATTTCCAGAAATTTGGTTCACGTGATGCTTTTATCTTCATGGATAAAACCTTGTCATTCAATGAACTTGACGTTGCGAGCCGCCAATTTGCTGCTTACCTACAAAGCTTAGGTTTGGCCAAAGGTACGCGCGTTGCGGTCATGATGCCGAACGTTTTGCAATATCCTGTGGTGGCATTGGCCGTATTCCGTGCAGGGCTTGTCTTGGTCAACGTGAATCCGCTGTATACCGCACGTGAACTTGAGCATCAATTGAATGACTCAGGTGCTGAAGCTTTGGTGATTATTGAAAACTTTGCATCTGTTTACCAAACTATTATTGGTAAAACGCCTGTGAAGCATGTGATTATTGCCTCTGTAGGTGACATGCTCGGTGTGCTTAAAGGTACGTTAGTGAACTTTGTTTTACGTAAAGTACGTAAACAAATTCCAGCATGGAATATTCCAGGGCACATCACTTTTAATGCAGCAATGGCCAAAGCCAATGCCAACAATTATAAACGCCCAACGGTGACCTTGAGTGATACCGCGGTACTTCAATATACGGGTGGAACTACAGGTGTATCGAAGGGTGCTGAACTGACGCATCGCAATTTGGTGGCGAATTTAATGCAGGCCGATGGTATTTTCCAAAGTAAATTTGGCAACCATGATGGCAGCAAAGACGACCGTATTTTCTGTGCTTTACCGCTGTACCACATCTTTGCATTTATGGTCTGTGCGCTATACGGCATGTATAAAGGTCAAGCCAATGTCTTGATTCCAAATCCACGTGATTTGCCGGCAGTGATTAAAGAACTTCGTAAATATCAACCAAGTTTCTTCCCGGCAGTGAATACGTTGTTTAATGCATTGGTGCATAACGAAGAGTTTAAACAACTCGATCACAGCAACCTTAAAATGGCGATGGGCGGTGGTATGGCTGTATTGCCTTCAACGGCTGCGGCATGGAAAAAAATCACGGGCACCAACATTATTGAAGGTTATGGTTTATCTGAAACCTCACCAATTGCAACTGCGAATCCGCCTGCATCTGAAGAATTCAGTGGTACCATTGGTATTCCATTGCCGTTGACTGATGTTGCGATTTTGGATGACGAAGGTAATCATTTGTCTCAAGGTGAACAAGGCGAAATCTCGATTCGTGGTCCACAAGTCATGAAAGGCTATTGGAACCGTCCAGATGAAACTGCAAAAGTGATGAGCGCTGATGGCTACTTCCGTACCGGTGACATCGGAATTATGGATGCACGCGGCTACTTTAAAATCGTCGATCGTAAGAAAGACATGATTTTGGTATCTGGCTTTAACGTCTATCCATCTGAAATCGAAGAAGTGATTGCAACCCATCCAAAAGTATTGGAAGTGGCGGCGATTGGTGTTGCGGATGAAAAATCAGGTGAAGTGCCAAAACTGTTTGTGGTGAAAAAAGATCCATCTTTAACCACAGAAGAAATCTTGGCATTCGCGAAACAAAACTTAACCGGTTATAAACGCCCACGTTATGTTGAGTTTATGGATGAATTACCAAAATCCAATGTGGGTAAAATCCTGCGTAAAGATTTACGTAAATAA
- a CDS encoding YchJ family protein translates to MSELACPCGLGHYADCCQPLHLGHANAQSAQQLMRSRYSAFAKQQIDYIVGTTALGQQAHLDVAAIADWAKSNQWLKLDIVQAQEKLDKHHAQVEFKAHYHDGKQAQVHHEVSHFVKFEDAWYFLDPTTDQQITMKQPCICGSNKKFKQCCAQFL, encoded by the coding sequence ATGTCTGAATTGGCTTGCCCATGTGGGCTTGGACACTATGCTGACTGTTGTCAGCCTTTACATCTCGGACATGCAAACGCGCAGAGCGCACAACAACTCATGCGCTCACGCTATAGTGCCTTTGCCAAACAACAAATCGATTATATTGTGGGCACCACCGCATTGGGACAGCAGGCGCATTTGGATGTGGCTGCGATTGCAGATTGGGCCAAGTCAAACCAATGGCTAAAATTGGACATTGTGCAAGCCCAAGAAAAACTGGATAAGCATCATGCGCAAGTTGAGTTTAAAGCACACTATCATGATGGCAAACAGGCACAGGTTCATCACGAAGTTTCGCATTTTGTGAAGTTTGAAGATGCTTGGTATTTCCTCGATCCCACTACAGATCAGCAAATCACCATGAAGCAGCCCTGTATTTGTGGTTCAAACAAGAAATTTAAGCAATGTTGCGCTCAATTTTTGTAG
- the parC gene encoding DNA topoisomerase IV subunit A, whose product MTSLAHQATENRSVAEFTEQAYLNYAMYVIMDRALPHISDGLKPVQRRIVYAMSELGLKHSGKPKKSARTVGDVLGKYHPHGDSACYEAMVLMAQPFSYRYPFIEGQGNWGSPDDPKSFAAMRYTEAKLSLYSEVLLSELGQGTCDWQDNFDGSMKEPVNLPARVPNILLNGTTGIAVGMATDIPPHNLREVVKGTIALIRNPNVSDEKLVEYIPGPDLPTKAEIITPPEELLKLQKTGRGSYRMRAVYTIEKNEIVISDLPYQVSGSKIISQIADQMTAKKLPLVSDVRDESDHQNPTRLVIVLRSNRIDAEAVMSHLFATTDLESSYRVNMNMIGADGRPQVKSIRRILLEWIEIRKQTVTRRLQYHLNKIEKRLHILGGLIIAYLNIDEVIEIIREQDQPKPVLMERFGIDEIQAEAILELKLRHLAKLEEMEMRREQDELEAKAAVIREQLENPESLKNLIITELKDDAKKFGDERRSPIVQRAEAAAISEQDLMPADPVTVILSEAGWIRCAKGHDVDAANANFRAGDQYLSHAQGKSNQKVYVLDESGRSYALAINTLPSARGLGEPLSSKLAPANGVGFKQILIAEDEAEVLAVSSNGYGFKTQAKQLDTNAKAGKAFLSLSEGAEAMPLELIEGHTHAALLSSSGRLLIVELSELPMLNKGKGNKLIQLDTSEQILSMTTLNLTEIIQVVAGQQQLKLKGDDLNKYVAKRATKGQLLPRGYQKANKLFIQR is encoded by the coding sequence ATGACAAGCCTTGCGCATCAAGCGACAGAGAATCGTTCTGTAGCAGAATTTACCGAACAAGCCTATCTCAATTACGCCATGTACGTGATTATGGATCGTGCTTTGCCACACATTAGTGATGGTTTGAAACCGGTTCAACGCCGTATTGTGTATGCAATGAGTGAGCTTGGTTTAAAACACAGTGGTAAACCGAAAAAATCTGCACGTACAGTCGGTGACGTATTGGGTAAATACCACCCACACGGCGACTCTGCGTGTTATGAAGCAATGGTGCTTATGGCACAGCCTTTCAGCTATCGCTATCCATTCATTGAAGGACAGGGCAACTGGGGTTCACCGGATGATCCGAAGTCTTTCGCCGCAATGCGTTATACCGAAGCGAAACTATCTTTATACAGTGAAGTGTTACTGTCTGAACTCGGTCAAGGCACCTGTGATTGGCAGGACAACTTCGATGGTTCGATGAAAGAACCTGTGAATTTACCTGCACGTGTACCGAATATTCTTTTAAATGGTACAACCGGTATTGCCGTGGGTATGGCCACCGATATTCCGCCCCATAACTTGCGTGAAGTGGTTAAAGGCACGATTGCTTTAATTCGTAACCCAAATGTCAGCGATGAAAAGTTAGTAGAATATATTCCGGGGCCGGATTTACCGACCAAAGCAGAAATTATTACACCACCGGAAGAACTGCTTAAACTGCAAAAAACAGGGCGTGGCAGCTACCGTATGCGTGCGGTCTACACGATTGAAAAAAATGAAATCGTGATCAGTGACTTGCCGTATCAAGTCTCAGGTTCCAAAATCATCAGTCAGATTGCCGACCAGATGACCGCAAAAAAACTGCCTTTGGTTAGTGATGTGCGTGATGAATCGGATCATCAAAATCCAACCCGTTTGGTGATTGTCCTACGTTCAAATCGTATTGATGCCGAAGCAGTGATGAGCCATTTATTCGCCACGACTGATTTAGAGTCGAGCTATCGTGTCAATATGAACATGATCGGTGCGGATGGTCGTCCACAAGTGAAATCGATTCGTCGTATTTTGTTGGAATGGATTGAGATTCGTAAGCAGACCGTGACACGTCGTTTGCAATATCATTTAAACAAAATCGAAAAACGTCTGCATATTTTGGGCGGTTTGATTATTGCGTATCTGAACATTGATGAAGTGATTGAAATCATCCGTGAACAAGATCAGCCGAAACCGGTTCTGATGGAACGTTTCGGCATCGATGAGATTCAAGCAGAAGCCATTTTAGAACTGAAACTTCGTCATTTGGCCAAGCTTGAAGAAATGGAAATGCGCCGTGAGCAAGATGAACTTGAAGCCAAAGCTGCGGTTATTCGTGAACAATTGGAAAATCCTGAATCATTGAAAAATCTCATCATCACTGAACTCAAAGATGATGCGAAAAAATTCGGTGATGAACGTCGTTCTCCAATTGTACAACGTGCCGAAGCTGCCGCGATCAGCGAACAAGATTTGATGCCAGCCGATCCAGTCACGGTAATTTTGTCAGAAGCGGGATGGATTCGCTGTGCCAAAGGCCATGATGTGGATGCCGCCAATGCCAACTTCCGTGCCGGGGATCAATACTTAAGCCATGCACAAGGCAAGTCCAATCAGAAAGTTTATGTGTTAGATGAATCTGGTCGGAGTTATGCGCTGGCGATCAATACGTTACCGTCAGCGCGTGGTTTAGGTGAGCCTTTAAGCTCAAAACTTGCACCTGCCAACGGTGTAGGCTTTAAACAAATCTTGATTGCGGAAGATGAAGCTGAAGTATTAGCAGTCAGTTCAAATGGTTATGGTTTTAAAACCCAAGCCAAGCAATTGGACACCAATGCTAAAGCCGGTAAAGCCTTCTTGAGCTTAAGTGAGGGTGCAGAAGCGATGCCACTTGAGTTAATCGAAGGGCATACCCATGCGGCTCTGTTAAGTTCCTCTGGTCGTTTACTCATTGTTGAGTTGTCAGAATTGCCAATGCTAAATAAAGGTAAAGGCAATAAGTTGATACAACTTGATACAAGTGAACAGATTTTGTCCATGACAACGCTTAATTTAACTGAAATAATTCAAGTGGTTGCGGGACAACAACAATTAAAACTGAAAGGTGATGACCTGAACAAATACGTGGCGAAACGTGCGACCAAAGGTCAACTTTTACCACGCGGTTATCAAAAAGCAAATAAACTGTTCATTCAAAGATAA
- a CDS encoding TorF family putative porin, whose amino-acid sequence MPRALYKKILATMMMLSSTAVWAEVEEATPTHTFSGNIGVVSKYVYRGSVENHDLSIQGGLGYVHKSGFLAEYWGSTLDYDPSDESRNNSFENDFYIGYGRELTENLSFNTKLAAYFYHRGGSVYNDDRSEKRRTTGTEWVSEVAYKNLAVNLGVALSDVNYGNAGDVYLSAAYSYPLPYDFALNTLVGVNIFNSSQDDSMISTTEDLVLNELRFGVGKSFPDVGVDMTLDYIWGGKDRENGNLDDHLVFGVSYSF is encoded by the coding sequence ATGCCACGTGCTCTGTATAAAAAAATTTTAGCAACCATGATGATGCTCTCTAGCACAGCTGTTTGGGCGGAAGTTGAAGAGGCCACACCGACACATACGTTCTCCGGAAATATTGGTGTAGTATCTAAATACGTGTATCGAGGCAGCGTTGAAAATCATGATCTGTCGATTCAAGGGGGCTTAGGATATGTCCATAAGAGTGGTTTCCTAGCTGAATATTGGGGTTCAACTTTAGATTACGATCCATCTGATGAAAGCCGAAACAACAGCTTTGAAAATGACTTCTATATTGGTTATGGGCGTGAGCTAACAGAAAACTTAAGTTTCAATACCAAATTGGCTGCTTATTTCTATCATCGTGGTGGTTCAGTATATAACGATGATCGCAGTGAAAAGCGCCGTACCACCGGTACGGAATGGGTATCTGAAGTGGCTTATAAAAACCTCGCTGTGAACTTGGGGGTGGCATTGTCTGATGTGAATTATGGCAATGCCGGTGATGTCTACTTAAGCGCAGCGTATAGTTATCCACTCCCGTATGACTTTGCCCTAAATACATTGGTGGGCGTGAATATCTTTAACAGTAGCCAAGATGATTCCATGATCTCGACCACGGAAGATTTGGTGTTGAATGAACTACGTTTCGGTGTGGGTAAATCCTTTCCCGATGTGGGCGTCGATATGACACTTGATTATATTTGGGGCGGTAAGGACCGTGAAAATGGCAATTTAGACGATCACTTGGTATTCGGTGTCAGTTATAGTTTCTAA
- the niaP gene encoding niacin transporter NiaP, which yields MDLISRVQRLPIGKFHYTLLWVIGLGWMFDAMDTGLISFILAKMAEDWAMSPTEKGWVVSIGFVGMALGAVCSGALADKFGRKAVFASTLVIYSIATAACAFAPNLTWLLLFRFVVGLGLGGQLPVAVTLVSEYIPAQVRGRFIVLLESFWGLGWLVAALVSYFVIPSFDWHVAFLIGGLPALYVFVVLKKVPESIPYLINRGRIDEAHALVQKLEAQCGVEVIEQIEVKPVATQQGVSFGQLWSGGFAKRSLMLWLIWFGIVYSYYGIFTWLPSLLVKEGYSIVQSFEYVLGMILAQLPGYVVAAWLVEKLGRKATLAGFIGFCAISAYFFGQATSVGMIMFWGCLMSFFNLGAWGVLYTYTPEQYPANIRAFGSGWASAIGRMGGIVAPLVVTHMMVAENGFSHVFIMFTAVLLAVALVIVVLGEETKGKTLESIGL from the coding sequence ATGGATTTAATCTCACGCGTACAACGTCTTCCGATTGGTAAATTTCACTACACTTTATTGTGGGTGATTGGTTTGGGTTGGATGTTTGATGCCATGGATACCGGACTGATTTCCTTTATCTTGGCCAAAATGGCTGAAGATTGGGCCATGTCACCGACTGAAAAAGGTTGGGTGGTCTCCATCGGCTTTGTCGGTATGGCTTTGGGTGCGGTCTGTTCAGGTGCTTTGGCAGACAAATTTGGACGTAAAGCAGTCTTTGCCAGCACATTGGTGATCTACAGTATTGCCACCGCTGCCTGTGCCTTTGCACCGAATTTGACTTGGCTGTTGCTGTTTCGTTTTGTGGTGGGGCTCGGTCTAGGCGGGCAACTTCCGGTTGCCGTGACTTTGGTCAGTGAATATATACCAGCGCAAGTGCGTGGTCGCTTTATTGTGTTGCTGGAAAGTTTTTGGGGACTGGGGTGGTTGGTTGCCGCTTTGGTGTCGTATTTTGTGATTCCGTCATTTGATTGGCACGTGGCATTTTTAATTGGTGGTTTACCTGCGCTTTATGTGTTTGTGGTACTGAAAAAAGTCCCTGAATCAATTCCATATTTGATCAATCGTGGACGCATTGATGAAGCGCATGCTTTGGTGCAGAAACTTGAAGCACAGTGTGGTGTAGAAGTCATTGAGCAGATTGAGGTCAAACCTGTAGCAACACAACAAGGGGTGTCGTTTGGTCAACTGTGGTCAGGTGGTTTTGCCAAACGTAGCCTAATGTTATGGCTGATCTGGTTCGGTATTGTGTATTCCTATTATGGGATTTTCACTTGGTTACCAAGCTTATTGGTCAAAGAAGGCTATAGCATTGTGCAATCCTTTGAATATGTGCTCGGCATGATCTTGGCACAGTTACCGGGTTATGTGGTGGCAGCATGGCTGGTTGAAAAGCTTGGGCGTAAAGCGACACTTGCTGGTTTTATTGGTTTTTGTGCAATCTCGGCGTATTTCTTTGGACAAGCGACATCTGTGGGCATGATTATGTTTTGGGGTTGTCTAATGTCATTCTTTAACTTGGGCGCTTGGGGCGTGTTATACACCTATACGCCTGAGCAGTATCCTGCCAATATTCGTGCCTTTGGTTCAGGTTGGGCCAGTGCCATAGGACGCATGGGCGGGATTGTTGCGCCCTTAGTCGTCACGCACATGATGGTGGCTGAAAATGGCTTTAGCCATGTCTTTATCATGTTTACAGCGGTTTTACTGGCGGTGGCTTTGGTGATTGTGGTATTGGGTGAAGAGACCAAAGGTAAAACCTTAGAATCGATTGGATTGTAA
- the ppa gene encoding inorganic diphosphatase has protein sequence MSYSNIPAGKDAPNDIYVIIEIPANAAPIKYEIDKDSDALFVDRFMGTAMFYPANYGYVPNTLSLDGDPLDVLVVTPHPVAPGSVIRCRPVGKLNMEDDGGVDAKLIAVPHDKLTPLYKDVQEYTDLPDLLIKQVEHFFAHYKDLEAGKWVKLSGWEGADVAKQEVLSSIAAYQEANK, from the coding sequence ATGAGCTACAGTAACATCCCTGCGGGTAAAGATGCACCAAACGACATCTACGTGATCATTGAAATCCCTGCAAATGCAGCGCCAATCAAATACGAAATCGACAAAGATTCTGATGCGTTGTTTGTTGACCGTTTCATGGGTACTGCAATGTTCTACCCAGCAAACTACGGTTATGTACCAAACACATTGTCATTGGATGGTGACCCATTAGACGTACTTGTAGTAACACCACACCCAGTTGCACCAGGTTCTGTAATTCGTTGCCGTCCTGTGGGTAAATTGAACATGGAAGATGACGGTGGTGTAGATGCGAAATTAATCGCGGTACCACACGACAAATTAACCCCGCTTTACAAAGATGTTCAAGAATATACCGATCTTCCTGACTTGTTGATCAAGCAAGTAGAACACTTCTTTGCGCACTATAAAGACCTAGAAGCAGGCAAGTGGGTAAAATTGAGTGGTTGGGAAGGTGCTGATGTTGCGAAACAAGAAGTATTGAGCTCAATTGCGGCTTACCAAGAAGCAAACAAATAA
- a CDS encoding MAPEG family protein — MHGIDGIVYLILIACLMPYAFTMIAKIAAGFKAQDNQNPREFLAKSTGLAARANAAQQNSFESLPLFIAAILMAEYMVIPQGITMMLGIAYLVLRVVYGICYLANLSTLRSIIWFLSMACPILLLVIVIRTI; from the coding sequence ATGCATGGGATTGATGGCATCGTTTATTTAATTTTAATTGCCTGTTTAATGCCGTATGCATTTACCATGATTGCAAAAATCGCTGCGGGTTTTAAAGCGCAAGACAATCAGAACCCACGTGAATTTTTGGCAAAGTCGACAGGGCTTGCAGCACGTGCCAACGCAGCACAACAAAACAGTTTCGAAAGTCTGCCTTTATTTATTGCTGCGATTTTAATGGCAGAATATATGGTGATTCCACAGGGCATTACCATGATGCTTGGCATTGCTTACTTGGTTTTACGTGTGGTGTATGGCATTTGCTATTTAGCGAATCTGTCGACCTTAAGATCGATTATTTGGTTTTTATCGATGGCATGTCCGATCTTATTGTTGGTGATCGTGATTCGAACCATCTAA
- a CDS encoding trimeric intracellular cation channel family protein produces MLLTVIYIIAITAEAMTGALSAGRRSMDWFGVIIIACVTALGGGSVRDVLLGHYPLTWVKHPEYLVLTCCAALFTIFIAKWMRQLRSIFLLLDALGLIGFTIIGCQIAMHMGQGFVVSAVAGVLTGVSGGILRDILCNDVPLVFRRELYASIAFVAVIFYWVCTTLNFSQEITIISTLVFGFSLRCIAIYFGLEMPKFIYKDDDEQSASSKDAS; encoded by the coding sequence ATGTTACTCACGGTTATCTATATTATCGCAATTACGGCTGAGGCCATGACAGGAGCGCTGTCGGCAGGCAGGCGAAGTATGGATTGGTTTGGCGTGATCATTATTGCCTGTGTGACGGCATTGGGTGGTGGTTCGGTTCGTGATGTATTGCTTGGGCATTATCCATTAACGTGGGTCAAGCACCCTGAATATTTAGTCTTAACCTGTTGTGCAGCATTATTTACCATTTTTATTGCGAAATGGATGCGTCAACTGCGTTCAATTTTCCTTTTGCTCGATGCACTGGGCTTGATTGGCTTTACCATTATTGGCTGTCAGATTGCCATGCACATGGGACAAGGCTTTGTGGTGTCTGCAGTGGCAGGAGTGTTGACTGGGGTATCCGGTGGGATCTTGCGTGATATTCTATGTAATGATGTACCTTTGGTGTTCCGCCGTGAACTATATGCCAGCATTGCCTTTGTGGCGGTGATTTTCTATTGGGTCTGCACCACACTGAATTTTTCTCAGGAAATCACCATTATTTCAACGCTGGTTTTCGGCTTTTCACTGCGCTGTATTGCGATTTATTTTGGCTTGGAAATGCCGAAGTTTATTTATAAAGATGACGATGAACAGTCAGCCTCGTCTAAAGATGCCTCTTAA
- a CDS encoding OprD family outer membrane porin, producing the protein MQKPKKFTLAVLIQAALISTAYASEQSEAKGFIEDAEGSVLLRTGFITRDRDNGRTDTSSLGQTAIFDLESGFTPGVIGVGVDVVGDVGFKIGKNRHAGNGMLPLKNDGKVTNGLVDPYDTWGRGGGRVKARISNTTISYGTHVSDLPVLASNTARLVPEYYTGFMVKSREIKDLELVAGKFTKNQYSDQISSDQIGLDRAVFWGASYKFNDQLNASYYGVQVKDLIDRHYLNTSYKQNFADDSSLTYDFTGYYTKFDKNASTASATGYVQEGYDNDKHDNYGKAGVDKSNSIWSISADYNKGNHDVLAAYQQNTGSVGYDYGSNGDGYQSIYIANSYLSDFVGNHEKSVQLRYNYDFKGWNIPGLTWTTAFVYGWDIDARVKQADGSVNIEEGREHEFFNQVKYTVQSGFAKGASLRLRNSMLRSNTAYNSPYMGNVEEWRIFLDVPVTLF; encoded by the coding sequence ATGCAAAAACCAAAAAAATTTACATTGGCAGTACTCATACAAGCTGCACTCATTTCTACAGCTTATGCTAGTGAACAAAGCGAAGCCAAAGGATTTATCGAAGATGCCGAAGGATCGGTCCTGTTGCGTACAGGTTTTATCACCCGAGATCGAGATAATGGTCGAACAGACACCAGTTCTTTAGGTCAAACCGCGATTTTTGATCTTGAATCTGGCTTTACCCCAGGTGTGATCGGCGTGGGTGTCGATGTGGTCGGTGATGTTGGTTTTAAAATTGGTAAAAACCGTCACGCAGGTAATGGTATGTTGCCACTGAAAAACGATGGCAAAGTGACAAATGGTTTAGTTGATCCATATGATACTTGGGGTCGTGGCGGTGGTCGTGTCAAAGCCCGTATTTCAAATACCACCATTTCTTATGGTACGCATGTATCAGATTTACCTGTGTTAGCGAGTAACACTGCACGTTTGGTGCCTGAGTACTATACGGGCTTTATGGTCAAGAGCCGTGAAATTAAAGATCTAGAATTAGTGGCAGGTAAATTCACCAAGAACCAATATTCTGACCAAATTTCATCTGACCAAATTGGTTTAGACCGTGCGGTGTTCTGGGGTGCATCTTATAAATTCAATGATCAACTCAATGCATCTTATTATGGTGTTCAAGTCAAAGACCTGATAGACCGTCATTATTTAAATACCTCTTATAAACAAAATTTCGCCGATGACAGTTCTTTAACTTACGATTTCACCGGTTATTACACCAAATTTGATAAAAATGCCTCGACGGCTTCTGCAACCGGTTATGTTCAAGAAGGATACGATAATGACAAACATGATAATTACGGTAAAGCAGGCGTAGATAAATCTAACAGCATTTGGAGTATCTCTGCGGACTATAACAAAGGCAATCATGATGTCTTAGCAGCCTACCAACAAAATACCGGTAGTGTTGGTTATGACTATGGTTCAAATGGTGATGGTTACCAAAGTATTTATATTGCGAACTCCTACCTATCTGACTTCGTAGGTAACCATGAGAAGTCAGTGCAACTACGTTATAACTATGACTTTAAAGGTTGGAATATTCCAGGGCTAACCTGGACCACGGCGTTTGTTTACGGTTGGGATATTGATGCTCGTGTGAAACAAGCGGATGGCAGTGTAAATATTGAAGAAGGTCGTGAACACGAATTCTTTAACCAAGTCAAATACACAGTGCAAAGTGGTTTTGCTAAAGGGGCAAGTTTACGTCTACGTAATTCAATGCTGCGTTCAAATACAGCCTACAACAGCCCATACATGGGGAATGTTGAAGAATGGCGTATCTTCCTTGATGTACCTGTAACCTTGTTCTAA